One Microplitis demolitor isolate Queensland-Clemson2020A chromosome 2, iyMicDemo2.1a, whole genome shotgun sequence DNA segment encodes these proteins:
- the LOC103573070 gene encoding SUN domain-containing ossification factor, translated as MRLHHSNWIIFIIFLINNVFLFCNIAAQEISNPIPDNGDEVINNLTSSDTGQSKRETLESFLFSKIELPVWEKTDKKRQDYVDSNGLDKTHYHFPNEETSRTNNLDSLKESLNQQPNLSQGISEPDQEVVLTLIDTASTELHNIAEPHLSSNQEQALTNNLSQSIISPDFESNIKSSLPESSEKLKISEVPTINLTVDINITGFDESLPTEQSAELQNDEALLMVRAEQKPKDFLQTHENSQVDNVDKEYSMPGEFEERSTQTTVVPGSSDETAGVILDSFVGSGNSENHEDIPSFSEWAQKRLEEAEKKKTHPNVSIQNLGIPSRSAGSMKVRSKNYASPDCGAKITSVNPEARSARSVLVSTRDEYMLNPCTSKVWFIVELCEAIQAKKIELANFELFSSSPKDFSVFVSDRFPTRDWSPVGQFTAKDERDIQSFSLQPHLFGKFIKVELHSHYGSEHFCPISLFRAYGTSEFEVLETETEVQESLKDNNDDDEDVDDDDDEEDDDDSEDDDNINNSDDSESDSFLSENNHDGNESKNLFGSARDAVISIVKKAAGVLVKTEDLSVNNITKIKTNIVNNINNVFLNCMTPRYTILCNNCTDNYFTKVYELVSCQLQYLNSILKITFINRTIAESELCGFNGVNLNLNINNSIVKKKTKNFNMVKNRSVSFLMSIFKPEYVVALCNIFMMKEQKLSLNSSFVLSSNLSMNDITQEIISLSSKSNAKAHKMSMTCSSDSVNCKSSVSYFKESQCHSQETFIKNHILKTELKNSKILNPSESTDISDKGTLHITPTKTLIKENIEKKSAASILEPSKSPVEETVQAEVIIPTPLTNSEVGTLKVSEELTLTDTPTELSTPTLISQSIKNEESTSKLHTLNNDRETTKLDSKVVTRVLEEKDEKSKEKDQDDIKLTPQDQLSLDTLLLDLKALENDASIQGSIASTVNQPATSSTHQQKESVFLRLSNRIKTLERNMSLSGQYLEELSRRYKKQVEEMQRSLERATATIGEELKKSEERESKRLEEITVLREEISSLTESVETLLYDKNSWKNKLTTFGQHIVLIFVEITILIIIISFCRKPNDLENITAKKNISDIGITRRKSADLITTGFINKRYRRPSEIVSRIKGTYKELMIDERLDSRKERKKKRKRDSLIRLSSNIEVNKGIIPKTNFLKQSSSIDCSTFENLDINQIKKTDLTSDVTSSPLKNQSLTLSYDNAVNNISKNRIAIDEIDTASLDIIVNKSISNQDSPGIYDDFHNEISQSSPRGLKILKNAKLHSPSFMKTAFRSRSKRGKSEHNNPQPTQLISDNWESYSRTSGSSRSGQDSPSSLNAFSDLTSVNINGNSTRNNGHNIASDYSANGHITSTSEIKIKKEGSLRKIVKKLF; from the coding sequence TATTTCTGAACCTGATCAAGAAGTGGTTTTAACGCTAATTGACACAGCTTCGACGGAGCTTCATAATATAGCTGAACCTCATCTTTCATCGAACCAGGAGCAAGCATTAACAAACAATCTCTCTCAATCTATAATATCTCCGGATTTTGAAAGCAATATAAAATCGTCCTTACCTGAAAGttcagaaaaattgaaaatatcagAAGTTCCAACTATTAATTTAACtgtagatataaatattacgGGTTTTGATGAATCTTTACCCACAGAACAATCTGCAGAATTACAAAATGATGAAGCTCTGTTGATGGTCAGAGCGGAACAGAAGCCTAAAGATTTCTTACAAACGCATGAAAATTCCCAAGTCGATAATGTGGATAAAGAATATTCTATGCCTGGAGAGTTTGAAGAAAGATCAACGCAAACTACTGTTGTTCCAGGAAGCTCTGATGAAACAGCTGGAGTTATTTTAGATAGTTTCGTTGGATCAGGTAATTCCGAAAATCACGAAGATATTCCGTCATTTAGTGAGTGGGCTCAAAAGAGACTAGaagaagctgaaaaaaaaaaaactcatccaAATGTGTCAATACAAAATCTTGGGATACCAAGTCGTAGTGCCGGAAGTATGAAAGTAAGATCTAAAAACTACGCGTCACCTGATTGTGGTGCTAAAATAACTTCTGTGAATCCTGAAGCACGAAGCGCTCGAAGTGTTTTAGTATCTACAAGAGACGAATATATGCTTAATCCTTGCACTTCAAAAGTTTGGTTTATTGTAGAACTTTGTGAAGCAAttcaagcaaaaaaaattgaacttgcAAACTTTGAACTTTTTAGTTCATCACCAAAAGATTTTTCCGTGTTTGTAAGCGATAGATTTCCAACTAGAGATTGGAGTCCTGTAGGACAATTTACTGCAAAAGATGAAAGAGACATTCAGTCATTCTCTCTTCAACCTCATCTCTTTGGAAAGTTTATTAAAGTAGAACTTCATTCTCATTATGGTAGTGAACATTTTTGTCCAATTTCGTTGTTTCGGGCTTATGGAACTAGTGAATTTGAAGTATTAGAAACAGAAACCGAAGTACAAGAATCCTTGAaggataataatgatgatgatgaagatgttgatgatgatgatgatgaagaagatgatgatgatagtgaagatgatgataatattaataatagtgatGATAGTGAAAGTGATAGTTTTCTTAGTGAAAATAATCATGATGGTAATGAATCCAAAAATCTTTTTGGAAGTGCTAGAGATGCAGTTATTAGTATTGTAAAAAAAGCTGCTGGAGTTTTAGTAAAAACAGAAgatttaagtgtaaataatattactaaaattaaaacaaacattgtaaataatatcaacaacgtatttttaaattgcatgACACCAAGATACACAATTTTGTGTAACAATTgtactgataattattttacaaaagtttatGAACTTGTTAGTTGTCAATTGCAATACCTTAATTCTAttcttaaaataacttttattaatcgAACTATAGCGGAAAGTGAATTATGTGGATTTAATGgagtcaatttaaatttaaatataaataattcaattgtaaaaaagaaaactaaaaattttaatatggtCAAAAATCGTTCTGTTTCTTTTTTAATGTCTATTTTTAAACCTGAATATGTTGTTGCtctttgtaatatttttatgatgaaagAACAAAAACTTTCTTTGAACTCTAGTTTTGTTCTCTCAAGTAACTTATCGATGAATGACATAACACaggaaattatttctttatcatCTAAATCTAATGCAAAAGCGCATAAAATGTCAATGACATGTTCATCTGATTCTGTAAACTGTAAGTCATCAGTAAGTTATTTCAAAGAGTCTCAATGCCATTCACaagaaacttttataaaaaaccatATACTAAAGACAgaacttaaaaattcaaaaatactcAATCCATCGGAGTCGACAGATATTAGTGATAAGGGAACTTTACATATTACACCTactaaaactttaattaaagaaaatatagaaaaaaaatcagctgCTTCAATCCTAGAACCAAGTAAGAGTCCTGTAGAAGAAACCGTACAAGCAGAAGTTATAATTCCTACTCCATTAACAAATTCTGAGGTCGGAACATTGAAAGTTTCTGAAGAACTCACGTTAACGGATACACCAACAGAGTTATCAACACCCACATTAATTTctcaaagtataaaaaatgaagagaGTACTTCCAAGTtacatacattaaataatgatagagAAACCACGAAACTTGATTCTAAAGTTGTAACTAGAGTGTTAGaagaaaaagatgaaaaatcaaaagaaaaagatcaagatgatattaaattaactcCTCAAGATCAATTAAGTCTAGACACTCTCCTTTTAGATTTAAAAGCTTTAGAAAACGATGCATCAATTCAGGGATCAATTGCATCAACTGTCAACCAACCAGCGACTAGCTCAACTCACCAACAAAAGGAATCTGTTTTCTTAAGATTATCAAATAGGATTAAGACTTTAGAACGAAATATGTCATTATCAGGCCAGTATTTAGAAGAATTGAGTCGTCGTTATAAGAAACAAGTCGAAGAAATGCAACGTTCGCTCGAACGGGCTACTGCTACTATAGgcgaagaattaaaaaaaagtgaagaaAGGGAATCGAAGCGTTTAGAAGAAATTACAGTACTTCGAGAAGAAATTTCGAGTTTGACTGAGTCAGTAGAAACActtttatatgataaaaatagttggaaaaataaattaacaacatTCGGTCAAcatatagttttaatttttgttgaaatcacgattcttataataattatttcattttgcCGAAAACCAAAcgatttagaaaatattacggcaaaaaaaaatatatcagatatAGGAATTACACGAAGAAAAAGTGCTGATTTAATAACAACAGGtttcattaataaaagataTAGAAGACCTAGTGAAATAGTTTCACGAATTAAAGGAACCTATAAAgaattgatgattgatgaaaGGTTAGATTCAAGAAaagagaggaaaaaaaaacgaaaaagagATTCTTTGATAAGATTATCATCAAACATCGAAGTAAATAAAGGCATTATACcaaaaacaaatttcttaAAACAATCTTCATCGATAGATTGTTctacttttgaaaatttagatataaatcaaattaaaaaaactgatttaaCATCAGATGTTACTAGCTCTCCATTAAAAAATCAGTCATTGACTCTTAGCTATGATAATGctgtaaataatatatcaaaaaatcGGATAGCCATAGATGAAATTGATACCGCATCATTAgatataattgtaaataaatctatcaGTAATCAAGATTCACCAGGTATTTATGATGATTTTCataatgaaatttcacaaagCTCTCCAAggggtttaaaaattttaaaaaatgctaaaCTTCACTCTCCATCTTTTATGAAAACTGCATTTCGTTCTCGAAGTAAAAGGGGAAAATCCGAACATAATAATCCGCAACCTACTCAATTAATTTCTGATAATTGGGAAAGCTATTCTCGTACTTCTGGAAGTTCAAGATCAGGCCAAGATAGTCCATCAAGTTTAAACGCATTTTCAGATTTAACTTCTGTAAATATAAATGGAAATTCTACTAGAAATAATGGACATAATATTGCCAGTGATTATTCTGCTAACGGTCACATAACATCTACGtctgagataaaaataaaaaaggaagGAAGTCTAAGAAAAAtagttaagaaattattttga